From a single Patagioenas fasciata isolate bPatFas1 chromosome 19, bPatFas1.hap1, whole genome shotgun sequence genomic region:
- the PIGW gene encoding phosphatidylinositol-glycan biosynthesis class W protein yields the protein MSQKHLKEAFISNLNGTSLLEISFGLTLAPLCLLCRGLLLILYYLHYGKPLNSRKYSLLLDFLVLVSPLVFSCTVLSPVMCWVPAILVAFCAGIFSKIHSQRKHETRVPFRQIVKDFQETYLDPEYIPAITAFRVYVNVLTSISILAVDFPQYPRRFAKAETYGTGVMDFGVGAFIFANALVCPEVRQKSCVTQSKFSSLARQFFSVWPLILLGIGRLLSVKSIEYHEHTSEYGVHWNFFFTLAFVRLAASLLLAIFPKNISWIIAINLAVLYQLILNTTSLKMFILHGGDGRGTRVGFLNANREGLLSLFGYLAIYLASVQVGLCLLKCRNSVRGWIQAVCLSLLAVLMLFLILHFSQAHADPVSRRMANLSYCMWVVAHSLMFLVCFVVTDLALVFTKLLVKGSSVPCCWNILKPPSTSGKHGTEAVPGGRTGTLSHVCLISAINKNQLLFFLLANVMTGTVNILIDTIHSRTAFTLCILHLYMFVNCLVMYILHAKNIVLKFW from the coding sequence atGTCACAAAAGCACCTGAAGGAAGCCTTCATCAGCAACTTAAATGGGACCAGCTTGCTGGAAATTTCATTCGGCCTGACTCTAGCTCCACTCTGCCTGCTCTGCAGAGGGCTCCTCTTGATTCTGTATTACCTGCACTATGGGAAACCTTTAAACTCAAGGAAATACAGCCTGCTGCTAGACTTCCTTGTGCTAGTGTCTCCTCTCGTGTTCTCCTGCACAGTCTTGTCTCCAGTCATGTGTTGGGTGCCAGCTATCCTTGTAGCCTTCTGTGCTGGAATATTCTCCAAAATACACAGCCAAAGAAAACACGAGACCAGAGTCCCTTTTAGGCAAATTGTAAAAGACTTCCAGGAGACGTACTTGGATCCAGAATACATTCCAGCAATAACTGCGTTTCGTGTTTATGTCAATGTGTTGACATCAATCAGCATTTTAGCAGTGGATTTCCCGCAATATCCACGGCGCTTTGCCAAAGCCGAGACCTATGGAACAGGAGTTATGGATTTTGGGGTTGGAGCTTTTATTTTTGCTAATGCTCTCGTTTGTCCTGAAGTTAGACAAAAGTCTTGTGTGACACAATCCAAATTTTCCAGTCTGGCCAGGCAGTTCTTTTCTGTTTGGCCATTGATTTTGCTTGGCATTGGACGACTGCTGAGTGTCAAATCTATAGAGTACCACGAACATACTTCAGAGTATGGAGTGCACTGGAATTTTTTCTTTACCTTAGCATTTGTGAGGCTTGCAGCATCTCTACTTTTAGCCATATTTCCGAAAAATATTTCTTGGATCATTGCTATAAACCTGGCTGTACTTTATCAGCTTATTCTTAACACTACCTCTCTGAAGATGTTTATCTTGCATGGTGGCGACGGCAGAGGTACCAGGGTCGGCTTTTTAAACGCCAACAGGGAAGGACTGCTCTCTCTCTTTGGATATTTAGCCATCTATCTGGCGAGCGTGCAAGTGGGGCTGTGTCTGCTCAAGTGCAGGAACTCGGTGCGAGGCTGGATCCAAGCGGTGTGTTTGTCGCTGCTCGCGGTTCTCATGCTCTTCCTAATTCTTCACTTCTCGCAAGCCCACGCGGACCCCGTGTCGCGCCGGATGGCTAATTTATCCTATTGCATGTGGGTGGTTGCTCACAGCCTGATGTTCTTGGTCTGTTTTGTGGTGACCGATCTCGCCCTGGTGTTCACAAAGCTGCTGGTGaagggctccagcgtgccctgttgctGGAACATTCTAAAGCCCCCCAGTACCAGTGGAAAGCACGGAACGGAGGCCGTGCCTGGGGGGAGGACAGGCACGCTGTCACATGTTTGCTTAATTAGCGCTATTAATAAAAATCAATTACTATTTTTCTTGCTAGCAAATGTTATGACAGGTACTGTGAATATACTGATAGATACAATCCACAGCAGGACTGCATTTACATTGTGTATACTACACTTGTATATGTTTGTTAACTGTTTAGTTATGTATATATTGCATGCCAAAAATATAGTATTAAAGTTTTGGTGA